In Eucalyptus grandis isolate ANBG69807.140 chromosome 4, ASM1654582v1, whole genome shotgun sequence, the following proteins share a genomic window:
- the LOC104441991 gene encoding uncharacterized protein LOC104441991, with amino-acid sequence MQICHFSHEHPLTLCMIEETGEHCNGCSKPVIDVGYVCHDCGFLLHKKCVKLPRKVLHRNHQKHPLTLEFISSETFKCAVCKKTGSGLVFKCVDCKYSMDVTCFLTNQPFPDALPQDGKTRKPPHSTATVCLLAQQSKRNCAGYEQQITVPACCCKECDLLTLRKSCAQLQRQREHPCHPSHSFTPLKEARAICDAGRKSTGDFVNHCNKCSFDLDSVCSCLTPSLKQKKHNDLPTCSQESHGQVSCDPCSTPWSNNLFRCVSCNSNVHCTCLPLPSTVKHKHHPHSLTLKEPSPEDDSSRICCATCEKNICPKSRAYYCAECCYGVHLECVVPEDQPDRGKLIQDIARVREELESITAQLKQDK; translated from the exons atgCAGATTTGCCATTTCAGCCACGAGCATCCCCTGACCCTCTGTATGATAGAGGAAACCGGTGAACATTGCAATGGATGCTCGAAACCCGTCATCGATGTTGGCTACGTTTGCCACGACTGCGGCTTCCTCCTCCACAAGAAGTGCGTCAAGTTGCCCCGGAAAGTCCTCCATCGTAATCATCAGAAACACCCTCTCACCCTCGAGTTCATTTCATCGGAAACCTTCAAGTGCGCCGTGTGCAAGAAAACTGGCTCAGGGCTCGTCTTCAAATGCGTCGATTGCAAATACAGCATGGACGTGACCTGTTTTTTAACGAATCAGCCATTTCCTGATGCCCTTCCTCAAGATGGTAAAACAAGGAAGCCACCGCATTCTACCGCGACAGTTTGTCTCCTCGCACAGCAGAGTAAAAGGAACTGCGCAGGATATGAACAGCAAATTACAGTTCCAGCTTGTTGCTGCAAGGAATGCGATCTGCTCACACTCCGCAAATCCTGTGCTCAATTGCAACGGCAGAGAGAACATCCTTGCCACCCTTCGCACTCCTTCACACCCCTTAAAGAAGCACGTGCAATCTGTGATGCCGGTCGGAAGAGCACTGGTGATTTTGTCAACCACTGCAACAAATGTTCATTTGACCTCGACTCGGTATGCAGTTGTCTCACACCTTCACTGAAACAGAAGAAGCACAATGATCTCCCTACTTGCTCCCAAGAATCGCATGGTCAAGTTTCATGTGATCCCTGCAGCACACCGTGGAGCAACAATCTTTTCCGATGCGTTAGCTGCAACTCTAATGTGCATTGCACTTGTCTTCCTCTTCCAAGCACCGTTAAGCACAAACACCATCCTCATTCTCTTACACTCAAAGAGCCCTCTCCCGAGGATGATTCAAGTAGGATTTGCTGCGCAACATGCGAGAAGAATATATGCCCAAAGTCCCGGGCTTATTACTGTGCAGAATGCTGCTATGGAGTTCATCTTGAATGTGTGGTCCCCGAG GACCAGCCGGACCGAGGGAAACTCATACAAGACATTGCAAGGGTCCGAGAAGAGCTAGAATCAATTACCGCTCAGCTGAAACAGGACAAATAG
- the LOC104441992 gene encoding S-norcoclaurine synthase 1: METEVLYRTDLGGSLPVKNVQALASEGLKEVPSRYLRPASELEEVCETESLEIPVIDMIKLGEDHPDHRDEIKKFHLACKEWGFLQLINHGISEEFIHQVKTNTEDFFKLPFEEKKNYEQLPNSIEGYGQAFVMSEDQKLDWSDMLLLFVQPASQRNLRFWPKNPASFRATLESYSSELVRISLFLLRAMAKNLGISPDVLASMFEEGIQGIRLNYYPPCKRAKEVLGQTSHSDATGITLLTQVNDVDGLQIKKNGKWLPIEPVPRAFIVNVGDVIEIMSNGQYKSIEHRAVVNPEKERLSIAAFHSPNIEASIGPFPDLARKSSALYKTTNHEDYMRLVVASRVHGKSLLDQFRLSDV, from the exons ATGGAGACTGAGGTGCTTTACAGGACTGACCTCGGCGGTTCCCTCCCTGTCAAAAACGTCCAAGCTCTCGCGTCTGAGGGCCTGAAGGAGGTTCCATCTCGCTATCTACGGCCAGCATCTGAACTTGAAGAAGTGTGTGAGACCGAGTCTCTTGAGATTCCTGTCATAGACATGATCAAGCTCGGTGAAGATCACCCTGATCACAGAGACGAAATCAAGAAGTTCCATTTGGCTTGTAAGGAATGGGGCTTCCTCCAG TTGATAAACCATGGCATATCAGAAGAGTTCATTCATCAAGTGAAGACAAATACAGAGGATTTCTTTAAGCTGCCAtttgaagagaagaagaatTACGAGCAGTTACCTAACTCCATCGAAGGCTACGGCCAAGCTTTTGTTATGTCAGAAGACCAGAAGCTTGACTGGAGTGACATGCTCCTCCTTTTTGTACAACCTGCTTCCCAAAGAAACCTCAGGTTTTGGCCAAAGAACCCTGCCTCTTTCAG AGCAACCCTGGAGAGTTACTCTTCAGAATTGGTACGCATTTCGCTTTTCCTCCTAAGGGCTATGGCCAAGAACTTAGGAATTTCTCCGGATGTGCTTGCAAGCATGTTTGAAGAGGGGATACAAGGGATAAGACTAAACTACTATCCACCGTGCAAGCGAGCAAAGGAGGTCCTGGGTCAAACCTCACACTCTGATGCCACCGGAATAACCCTGCTAACACAAGTGAATGATGTAGACGGATTGCAAATCaagaaaaatggcaaatggCTACCTATTGAACCTGTTCCCAGGGCATTCATCGTCAATGTAGGCGATGTCATTGAG ATAATGAGCAATGGACAGTACAAGAGCATAGAgcatagagcagtggtgaatcCAGAAAAGGAACGCCTCTCAATTGCTGCGTTTCACAGTCCAAATATAGAAGCTTCGATCGGTCCATTTCCAGATCTTGCTAGAAAGAGCAGTGCACTGTACAAAACAACGAATCACGAGGATTACATGAGGCTGGTTGTCGCGAGCAGAGTCCATGGTAAAAGCCTGTTGGACCAATTCCGACTTAGTGATGTATGA
- the LOC120293005 gene encoding uncharacterized protein LOC120293005 encodes MEISHFSHEHPLTLCTAEDAGEPCNGCSRPIFDLGYVCYDCGFLLHKKCAKLPRKAHHRLHPKHPLTLLFNSSETFQCNVCKKTGSGFAFRCCECQYVMDVTCFLKHQPYLDPSPLEGKTRKLQHFSHNHTLTLCYLTQQSKMNCKGCGQQISGPACCCKECDQLTLHKSCAQWPQQKEHPFHPSHSLTLFTKSPYPSGRVLCNACGKVVSGFVYHCDKCSFDLDSVCASLTPSLKHEKHNHPLTFFEELNIQVPCNSCCKPCRNDLYRCVTCNFNVHSTCLPFPRTVKHIHHCHSLILKDSTLEEDPSGILCATCKKKISPTARAYYCAECSYGVHLECVVSEEQSDQGKLLQDIARVREELDAIAAQLKRDKKSGSTKIQA; translated from the exons ATGGAGATTTCGCATTTCAGCCACGAGCATCCGCTGACCCTCTGCACGGCAGAGGATGCTGGCGAGCCATGCAACGGATGCTCGAGACCCATCTTCGATCTCGGTTACGTTTGCTACGACTGTGGCTTCCTCCTCCACAAGAAGTGCGCCAAGTTGCCTCGTAAAGCCCACCACCGCCTTCATCCCAAACACCCTCTCACCCTCCTCTTCAATTCTTCGGAAACATTCCAGTGCAACGTCTGCAAGAAAACTGGCTCCGGGTTTGCCTTCCGATGCTGCGAGTGCCAGTACGTCATGGACGTGACCTGTTTCTTAAAGCATCAGCCTTATCTTGATCCCTCTCCACTAGAAGGGAAAACAAGGAAGCTACAGCATTTCAGCCACAATCACACCCTGACGCTTTGCTACCTCACACAGCAGAGTAAAATGAACTGTAAAGGATGTGGACAGCAAATTTCGGGTCCAGCTTGTTGCTGCAAGGAATGCGATCAGCTCACACTCCACAAATCCTGCGCTCAATGGCCACAGCAGAAGGAACATCCTTTCCACCCGTCGCACTCCCTCACACTCTTTACAAAATCGCCTTATCCTTCTGGGCGAGTATTGTGTAATGCCTGTGGGAAGGTCGTCAGTGGTTTTGTGTACCACTGCGACAAATGTTCATTCGACCTCGACTCGGTATGCGCTTCTCTTACACCTTCGCTGAAACATGAGAAGCATAATCACCCCCTTACTTTCTTTGAAGAATTGAACATTCAAGTTCCGTGTAATTCCTGCTGCAAACCGTGCAGAAACGATCTTTACCGATGCGTTACCTGCAACTTTAATGTGCACTCCACTTGTCTTCCTTTTCCAAGAACCGTTAAGCACATACACCATTGCCATTCTCTTATACTCAAAGACTCCACTCTCGAGGAGGATCCGAGTGGGATTCTCTGCGCAACatgcaagaagaagataagCCCAACGGCCCGGGCTTATTACTGTGCAGAATGCAGCTATGGAGTTCATCTTGAATGTGTGGTCTCCGAG GAGCAGTCGGATCAAGGGAAACTCCTACAAGACATTGCAAGGGTTCGAGAAGAGCTAGACGCAATTGCCGCTCAGCTGAAACGGGACAAAAAATCAGGATCAACAAAGATACAGGCATGA